The following are from one region of the Verrucomicrobiota bacterium genome:
- a CDS encoding elongation factor G — protein sequence MAMHPSADIRNFAIVGHASSGKTILSEAMLACSGAIGRMGRIVDGSTISDYHVSERQRQISTQTSLLHTVWMDKQFNLMDTPGYLDFISEALAALRVADFALVVVHAQHGIGVGTERVWNCATDCGIPKIMVVNAMDRPNANFDDVLADARAHFGARVFPVNVPINPGPGFSRILDVLRNDVVAYETTGRGRFTEEPASGEWKERVTRLHSELIELIAESDDTLLTKFFDQGGLSEEEFRSGIHAAVQQQLFIPLFCISAETDVGVARLMDFVAKYGSSPVDRQTVRALDGDGREKSVALTGTEPVAQVFKTMNEERFGELSAFRVYSGTVKTGMDLFNSTRAITERIGQIYVLNGRDRVAVGELRAGEIGATVKLKDTHTGNTLCLPGRPVRLPVPEYPKPTVHAALQPKAKGEEDKIAAGLARLHEEDPAFVFTTDSELHQTIVAAQGDLHLDVVAERLRRRFNVHFDLIEPRVRFRETIRATGDSTYRHKKQTGGAGQFAEVALRIAPAPRDSGITFRESLSGQCVDRVFVSSVERGARNACTEGILAGYRVVDVSVDFYDGKMHPVDSNDISFQVAGYWAFKEAFLKARPCLLEPIHTLEIRIPEDCTGKVIGDLSSRRGRIIGTDADGPLHVVRAQVPARELYRYASQLRSLTGGRGVHTETFSHYEELPPDIEPQVIDAAKKARVNH from the coding sequence ATGGCAATGCACCCCTCAGCGGACATCCGCAATTTTGCCATCGTCGGTCACGCCTCATCCGGCAAAACCATTCTGAGTGAGGCCATGCTCGCCTGTAGCGGCGCCATTGGTCGTATGGGGCGTATCGTCGACGGCTCGACGATATCCGATTACCACGTGAGTGAACGGCAGCGGCAGATTTCCACCCAGACCTCGCTGCTGCACACCGTGTGGATGGACAAACAGTTCAATTTGATGGACACGCCGGGCTACCTTGATTTCATCAGCGAGGCGCTTGCGGCGTTACGCGTGGCCGACTTTGCCCTGGTGGTAGTTCACGCGCAGCACGGCATCGGCGTGGGCACCGAGCGGGTTTGGAATTGCGCCACGGATTGCGGCATTCCGAAGATCATGGTTGTTAACGCGATGGACAGACCGAATGCAAACTTCGACGACGTCCTCGCCGATGCCCGGGCGCATTTCGGGGCCCGCGTATTTCCGGTGAACGTGCCGATAAACCCCGGACCAGGCTTCAGCCGGATTCTCGACGTGCTCCGGAACGACGTGGTTGCGTACGAGACCACCGGCCGGGGCCGGTTCACGGAAGAGCCTGCGAGTGGCGAGTGGAAGGAACGCGTCACCCGGCTGCACAGCGAGTTGATCGAACTCATTGCAGAGTCGGATGACACATTGCTGACAAAGTTCTTCGACCAGGGCGGGCTTTCAGAGGAGGAATTTCGAAGCGGCATCCATGCGGCCGTCCAGCAACAGCTTTTTATCCCGTTATTCTGCATTTCGGCCGAGACTGACGTGGGGGTGGCGCGCCTGATGGATTTCGTTGCAAAGTACGGCTCGTCGCCGGTGGACCGCCAAACGGTTCGCGCCCTGGACGGCGACGGCAGGGAAAAGTCCGTCGCGCTCACGGGCACCGAACCGGTCGCGCAGGTGTTCAAAACCATGAACGAGGAACGCTTCGGCGAACTGTCGGCGTTTCGCGTTTATTCCGGCACGGTCAAAACCGGGATGGACCTGTTCAACAGCACCCGCGCTATCACTGAACGCATTGGACAGATTTATGTTTTGAATGGCCGCGATCGCGTCGCTGTCGGCGAACTGCGCGCCGGTGAGATCGGGGCGACGGTAAAGCTCAAGGACACTCACACCGGTAACACCCTTTGTCTGCCGGGCCGGCCGGTGCGGCTGCCGGTTCCGGAGTATCCGAAACCCACGGTGCACGCCGCCCTCCAGCCGAAGGCCAAGGGCGAGGAGGACAAAATTGCTGCGGGGCTCGCCCGGTTGCACGAGGAGGATCCCGCCTTCGTGTTCACCACCGACTCCGAACTCCATCAAACCATCGTCGCCGCCCAGGGCGACCTGCATCTTGATGTCGTGGCCGAACGCCTACGGCGCCGGTTCAACGTCCACTTTGACCTCATCGAACCGCGCGTTCGCTTTCGTGAAACCATCCGGGCAACCGGTGACTCGACTTACCGCCACAAAAAGCAGACGGGTGGCGCCGGCCAGTTCGCGGAGGTGGCGCTACGGATCGCGCCGGCACCGCGCGACTCGGGGATTACATTCCGCGAATCGCTCTCCGGCCAGTGCGTGGACCGCGTGTTTGTCTCGTCCGTCGAGCGCGGTGCCCGGAACGCCTGCACGGAGGGAATCCTGGCCGGCTACCGCGTCGTGGACGTCAGCGTCGATTTTTACGACGGCAAGATGCACCCGGTGGATTCCAACGATATTTCATTCCAGGTTGCCGGCTACTGGGCCTTTAAAGAGGCTTTCCTCAAAGCAAGGCCTTGCCTGCTCGAGCCCATTCATACGCTCGAGATTCGTATCCCCGAAGATTGCACGGGCAAGGTCATTGGGGACCTTTCAAGCCGCCGCGGCAGAATTATCGGGACGGATGCGGACGGCCCGCTTCACGTCGTCCGGGCGCAGGTCCCGGCCAGGGAACTCTACCGGTACGCCAGCCAATTGCGCTCGTTGACCGGCGGCCGCGGGGTGCACACGGAAACCTTCAGCCATTACGAAGAACTGCCGCCCGACATTGAACCGCAGGTGATCGACGCCGCGAAAAAGGCGCGGGTCAACCATTAG
- a CDS encoding DUF1223 domain-containing protein, translating to MSLILHSLSFFGLLVVAVWAAAGELTVQSGPARVHLLELYTSEGCSSCPPAEAWFSTLKQNPHLWREIVPLAFHVDYWDGLGWKDKLASPANTARQRKYAAGWGTGTVYTPSFVVDGREWRGREIESLAEAGADAGRLTGALRDNGDVVVTFYPAGNEMRLLEAHAALLGFGLKSGVTAGENRGCILFHDFAVMAQAGGIMTQQRNELRVTLHLPPPRAAHEPSGLAIWVSEAGKPDPIQAAGGAG from the coding sequence ATGTCGCTCATCCTGCATTCACTGTCGTTTTTCGGACTGCTCGTTGTTGCCGTTTGGGCCGCCGCAGGTGAACTGACCGTGCAGAGCGGTCCCGCACGCGTGCACCTGCTTGAGCTGTATACGTCTGAGGGTTGTTCGAGTTGTCCACCGGCTGAGGCATGGTTCTCGACGCTGAAGCAAAACCCGCACTTATGGAGGGAGATCGTTCCACTGGCATTTCACGTGGACTACTGGGACGGCCTCGGATGGAAGGATAAACTGGCGTCACCGGCCAACACCGCGCGCCAGCGCAAATACGCTGCCGGCTGGGGAACCGGGACGGTATACACGCCGAGCTTCGTGGTTGATGGCCGGGAATGGCGCGGGCGCGAGATAGAAAGTCTCGCCGAAGCGGGAGCAGACGCCGGGAGACTCACGGGGGCATTACGCGACAACGGCGACGTAGTCGTGACTTTTTATCCGGCCGGGAACGAGATGCGATTGCTCGAGGCGCACGCCGCGCTGCTTGGCTTCGGCCTGAAATCCGGAGTCACCGCCGGAGAAAACCGCGGCTGCATCTTGTTTCATGACTTCGCGGTAATGGCGCAGGCGGGAGGAATCATGACGCAGCAACGCAACGAGCTTCGTGTGACTCTGCATTTGCCGCCGCCACGGGCCGCCCATGAGCCTTCGGGCCTGGCGATCTGGGTTAGCGAAGCTGGAAAACCCGATCCGATCCAGGCAGCCGGCGGCGCCGGCTGA
- a CDS encoding putative selenoprotein, translating to MRDGFRKVRIVGSWAARTARLMVGVPDYQNYVEHRKAFHPNEPIMTYEQFFRERQDARYACGKGKFRGCC from the coding sequence ATGCGTGATGGTTTTCGCAAGGTTCGAATCGTGGGCAGCTGGGCAGCCAGGACGGCGCGCCTGATGGTCGGCGTTCCCGATTATCAAAACTACGTCGAACACCGTAAGGCGTTCCACCCGAACGAGCCGATCATGACCTACGAACAGTTCTTCCGGGAACGGCAGGACGCCCGTTACGCCTGCGGTAAAGGCAAATTCAGGGGCTGTTGCTAA